Proteins encoded together in one Chloroflexota bacterium window:
- the rbsK gene encoding ribokinase, with protein sequence MKGTLPAVAVVGSFNMDLVVRTARRPAPGETVFGTEFGMFPGGKGFNQAIAAARLGVRVAMTGRVGTDYFGDEFLNALRVDGVDAHHVLCDSSTGTGVGLPVIGADGDNSIVVVPRANMALTPADVEMAAGTIASADVLLLQLEVPQAASLRAAQIARQAGTVVVLNPAPAAEVMGELIALSDVIVPNEWEARSMTGIMPDSGDACIAVCERLFALGARQVIITLGDQGAYVASPEVRVRLRPYRVSVVDTTGAGDAFCGALAYALALGQPLLAAASLANRAAALSVTVLGAYPSMPRLAAVEALSSFG encoded by the coding sequence ATGAAAGGCACGCTTCCGGCCGTGGCTGTTGTGGGCAGCTTCAACATGGATCTGGTGGTGCGCACGGCGCGCCGCCCGGCGCCTGGCGAAACCGTGTTCGGCACCGAGTTCGGAATGTTCCCGGGCGGCAAGGGCTTCAATCAGGCCATTGCCGCCGCACGGTTGGGCGTACGTGTGGCGATGACCGGGCGCGTGGGAACGGACTATTTCGGTGATGAGTTCCTGAACGCTCTGCGTGTGGATGGGGTCGATGCGCACCACGTGCTGTGCGACTCGTCCACTGGGACGGGTGTTGGCTTGCCGGTTATCGGTGCCGATGGGGACAACAGTATCGTGGTCGTGCCGCGCGCGAATATGGCTCTCACTCCGGCTGATGTGGAGATGGCTGCCGGTACAATTGCCTCGGCCGATGTGCTGCTGCTGCAACTCGAGGTTCCGCAGGCGGCGTCGTTGCGCGCGGCGCAGATTGCCCGGCAGGCGGGAACGGTGGTGGTGCTTAATCCCGCGCCGGCTGCAGAGGTCATGGGTGAATTGATCGCCCTGTCAGACGTAATCGTGCCAAACGAGTGGGAAGCGCGGTCGATGACCGGCATCATGCCGGACTCCGGGGATGCGTGTATTGCAGTCTGCGAGCGACTCTTTGCGCTTGGCGCTCGACAGGTGATCATCACGCTCGGCGATCAGGGCGCGTACGTGGCGTCGCCAGAAGTACGCGTTAGACTGCGCCCCTATCGTGTGTCGGTAGTCGATACAACTGGTGCCGGTGACGCGTTCTGCGGGGCATTGGCGTATGCGCTGGCGCTAGGGCAACCGCTGCTCGCAGCCGCCAGCCTTGCCAATCGAGCCGCCGCCTTGTCAGTTACAGTCCTAGGTGCGTACCCGTCGATGCCACGGCTTGCGGCGGTCGAGGCGCTTTCTTCTTTTGGATAA
- the ruvX gene encoding Holliday junction resolvase RuvX has protein sequence MAIDLGEKRVGVALSDEGQSLATPYGILTRTSFELLLAQLADVVARQHVESVVIGYPRSLNGHVGPQARLVEDEAQRIQTHLRLPMTLWDERLTTVRSEQMLVERGGRYRHARKRPHVDAMVAAIILQEYLDARRAVVEDPFFE, from the coding sequence ATGGCTATTGATCTGGGTGAGAAGCGGGTTGGCGTGGCGCTGAGCGATGAAGGGCAGTCGCTCGCCACGCCCTACGGCATCCTGACGCGCACGTCTTTTGAATTGCTGCTGGCGCAACTGGCCGATGTGGTGGCGCGCCAACACGTGGAGTCCGTCGTTATCGGTTATCCGCGCAGCCTGAACGGCCATGTCGGACCGCAAGCCCGCCTGGTGGAGGACGAAGCCCAACGCATTCAGACCCATCTGCGCCTGCCAATGACTTTGTGGGATGAGCGATTGACCACCGTCCGCAGCGAGCAGATGCTGGTCGAGCGCGGCGGCCGGTACCGCCACGCACGCAAGCGACCGCACGTGGACGCCATGGTGGCCGCGATCATATTGCAGGAGTACCTCGATGCGCGCCGGGCGGTGGTCGAAGACCCGTTCTTCGAATAG
- a CDS encoding glycosyltransferase family 4 protein: MRILELAWEYPPHVIGGIGSHITALVPALRDLGAAVTVVTPLLAGGAAHEQLPGLTIHRVAVGGAPEDWYARVMYVNDLLSRAAEALESGSFPFDIIHAHDWLVGAAAARLKHRFRVPLLATVHATERGRNNGSVQGGLSLAISRAEWQLTFEAWRVDTVSRSMATELAAFFSLPADKIDVVPNGVDTSPYDALEAEAMSAFRARHVAETEKLVFSIGRMVYEKGAHVLVEATPAVLARVPHTKLVLAGKGSMLDVLRARADALGIAANCSFMGYIDDAERDAMFKVADCAVFPSLYEPFGIVALEAMAARCPVVASAVGGLAEVVRPGETGLSVPPMSIGALADAIAITLEDPAAAQLRAERAYADVRQHYSWRSIAEQKLAIMQRICAERAVANW, encoded by the coding sequence ATGCGAATCCTTGAACTGGCCTGGGAGTATCCGCCGCATGTGATTGGCGGCATTGGCAGCCACATCACGGCGCTTGTGCCCGCGCTGCGCGATCTCGGCGCCGCCGTTACCGTCGTAACGCCGCTGCTGGCGGGCGGTGCGGCGCACGAGCAGTTGCCCGGGCTGACCATTCATCGCGTAGCGGTTGGCGGCGCTCCCGAAGACTGGTATGCGCGAGTCATGTATGTCAATGATCTGCTGTCCAGGGCCGCCGAGGCGCTGGAGAGTGGGTCATTCCCGTTCGACATTATTCACGCGCATGACTGGCTGGTCGGAGCCGCAGCCGCGCGCCTCAAGCACCGCTTTCGCGTTCCGCTGCTCGCAACGGTCCACGCGACGGAGCGCGGCCGCAACAACGGAAGCGTTCAGGGCGGGTTGTCGCTGGCGATCAGCCGCGCCGAATGGCAGCTAACCTTTGAGGCGTGGCGGGTGGACACGGTCAGTCGGTCGATGGCGACCGAGCTGGCCGCGTTTTTCTCGCTGCCCGCCGACAAGATCGACGTTGTGCCGAACGGCGTGGACACCAGTCCGTACGATGCGCTAGAAGCCGAGGCTATGTCCGCGTTTCGTGCGCGCCATGTGGCCGAAACCGAGAAACTGGTATTCAGCATCGGGCGCATGGTCTATGAGAAGGGTGCGCACGTGCTCGTCGAAGCGACTCCTGCGGTGCTGGCACGTGTTCCACACACCAAGCTCGTACTGGCCGGAAAAGGCAGCATGTTGGACGTATTACGCGCGCGCGCCGACGCGCTCGGCATCGCCGCCAACTGCTCTTTCATGGGCTATATCGACGACGCCGAGCGCGACGCGATGTTCAAGGTCGCCGACTGCGCGGTGTTCCCCTCGCTATACGAGCCGTTTGGAATCGTCGCGCTGGAGGCGATGGCGGCGCGTTGCCCCGTGGTGGCATCGGCGGTCGGCGGCCTGGCGGAAGTTGTCCGGCCGGGCGAAACCGGGCTGTCCGTGCCGCCGATGTCGATTGGCGCGCTCGCCGACGCGATTGCGATAACGCTCGAAGATCCGGCCGCCGCTCAGTTGCGCGCCGAACGTGCCTACGCGGATGTGCGCCAGCACTATAGCTGGCGGTCGATTGCCGAACAGAAGCTGGCGATCATGCAGCGCATTTGCGCCGAGCGGGCTGTCGCCAACTGGTAA
- a CDS encoding PAS domain S-box protein: protein MVLGLGAVALSKRIYVAALIAIEALWLLGVIVIGLSPLWLHMTILQLAATVFSLLLRAIQIDAFKRSAAAQKLAAARTTELTAALNVLRHSESARRVSEERYRETSSLASDYIYSVTVSDPGLLLLDWATELSPLTGYTPAELSAHGGWLSIVHPDDRPAWLQRLSRLQQGHTDASEYRIVTKDGAVKWLRDYARPRYDELSDRVTGYTGAAKDISEQRAAEDALQLSERRYREVVDRAGEIIYETDADGRVTFCNDAVTRVIGFEPSDVIGRTLTDFVRPTHRRVAKYGMRRQLSGRALPTTIELPSTAKDGRTVWLGHTIQPMIDRNRSQGLQGIARDITERRLAQEELRRQKRLFENLYRVAHATGELSVLAETLQHTLRIAASLTGAASGSLFLVDERGEVTHSILAQGRSGTMQIQTVVKEVMADGLAGWVARQREPALVSDTLQDARWLSTPGQPYEVRSALAMPILRGPRLLGVLTLMHPSASHFGSAEQEFMLAATAQIALAVQNAQMYDAQKELAEQLSQARDAAEAANRAKSAFLATVSHELRTPLAVILGFVETLTDMDISSVDTLDVMRQGLAHIRRSAEQQLETVTAVLDYSRLESDPRPIVVSQVDPCDLVESVISEHAARAHMKGTGIECLCEPNLGLMCTDRTKLRQIIGKLIENAVKFTEAGRIQVLVSRSDRVGAQWRFRIKDTGVGMTDEQRARLFVPFAQGEQWMTRRAGGTGLGLVISKRLIERLGGTISVVSAPGQGSEFVVTLPEALQPVDTDVN from the coding sequence ATGGTGCTCGGCCTGGGCGCTGTCGCCCTGTCGAAGCGCATCTATGTTGCGGCGCTCATTGCCATTGAGGCGCTTTGGCTGCTTGGCGTCATCGTCATCGGACTGTCGCCACTCTGGCTGCACATGACTATCCTGCAACTGGCGGCCACGGTCTTTTCGTTGCTGCTGCGGGCTATCCAGATTGACGCGTTCAAGCGCTCGGCCGCAGCGCAAAAACTCGCCGCGGCGCGGACCACGGAATTGACCGCCGCCCTGAATGTCCTGCGGCACAGCGAGTCGGCGCGGCGCGTCAGCGAAGAACGCTACCGGGAGACGTCCAGCCTGGCGTCGGATTACATCTATAGCGTTACCGTGTCTGACCCCGGGCTGCTGCTTCTCGATTGGGCCACCGAGCTATCGCCGTTGACCGGGTACACGCCAGCCGAGTTGTCCGCGCATGGCGGCTGGCTTTCCATCGTACACCCTGACGATCGTCCGGCCTGGCTGCAAAGGCTTAGCCGCCTGCAACAAGGACACACCGACGCCAGCGAGTATCGTATCGTAACCAAAGACGGCGCCGTGAAGTGGTTGCGCGACTACGCGCGGCCGCGCTATGACGAGTTGTCGGATCGGGTGACCGGCTACACGGGAGCCGCGAAAGATATCAGCGAACAACGCGCCGCCGAAGACGCGCTTCAACTGAGCGAGCGCCGCTACCGCGAGGTGGTCGATCGCGCGGGCGAAATCATCTATGAGACCGACGCCGATGGGCGCGTCACGTTCTGCAACGACGCCGTCACGCGGGTCATCGGGTTTGAGCCATCCGATGTGATCGGTCGCACGCTCACGGACTTCGTACGACCCACCCATCGGCGCGTCGCGAAGTACGGCATGCGCCGGCAACTGTCTGGCAGGGCGCTGCCGACAACCATCGAACTGCCCAGCACGGCCAAAGATGGACGCACCGTATGGCTCGGGCACACGATCCAACCCATGATCGATCGTAATCGATCACAGGGACTTCAGGGCATTGCCCGAGACATTACCGAGCGACGGCTGGCGCAGGAAGAACTGCGCCGCCAGAAGCGCTTGTTCGAGAATCTCTACCGGGTCGCCCACGCCACCGGTGAATTGTCGGTGTTGGCCGAAACGCTGCAACATACACTGCGTATCGCGGCTTCACTCACTGGCGCGGCCAGCGGAAGCTTGTTCCTGGTGGACGAGCGCGGTGAGGTCACTCACAGCATTCTGGCTCAGGGCCGCTCCGGCACCATGCAGATACAGACGGTCGTCAAAGAGGTGATGGCCGACGGACTTGCCGGTTGGGTCGCCCGCCAGCGGGAGCCTGCGCTGGTATCCGACACCCTGCAGGATGCGCGCTGGCTCAGCACGCCCGGACAACCCTATGAGGTCCGCTCGGCGCTGGCGATGCCGATCCTGCGCGGTCCCCGGCTGCTTGGCGTCCTTACCCTGATGCACCCGTCGGCCAGCCATTTCGGGAGCGCCGAGCAGGAGTTCATGCTCGCGGCCACGGCCCAGATTGCGCTGGCGGTGCAGAACGCGCAAATGTACGACGCCCAGAAGGAACTGGCCGAGCAGCTCAGCCAGGCCCGTGATGCGGCGGAGGCCGCTAACCGGGCCAAGAGCGCCTTCCTGGCTACCGTCAGCCACGAACTGCGGACGCCGTTGGCCGTCATACTGGGCTTCGTCGAGACGCTGACCGACATGGACATTTCGTCTGTCGACACGCTTGACGTCATGCGGCAAGGTCTGGCACACATACGACGGTCCGCAGAACAGCAGTTGGAGACGGTCACGGCAGTACTCGACTACTCGCGGCTGGAGTCTGATCCACGACCAATTGTGGTCAGTCAAGTCGATCCGTGCGATTTGGTGGAAAGCGTGATCAGCGAGCATGCTGCCCGGGCTCATATGAAAGGGACAGGGATCGAGTGCCTGTGCGAGCCGAATCTGGGGCTTATGTGTACCGACCGTACCAAACTTCGACAGATCATTGGCAAACTGATCGAGAACGCGGTCAAGTTCACCGAGGCGGGCCGGATTCAGGTACTGGTCTCGCGCAGCGACCGAGTCGGTGCTCAATGGCGTTTTCGTATCAAGGATACCGGCGTCGGCATGACCGACGAGCAGCGCGCTCGCCTGTTCGTGCCATTTGCCCAGGGCGAACAGTGGATGACCCGTCGCGCGGGCGGCACCGGGCTTGGCCTGGTGATTAGCAAGCGGTTGATCGAAAGGCTTGGTGGAACAATCAGCGTCGTGAGCGCGCCCGGTCAGGGATCGGAATTCGTTGTCACGCTGCCGGAGGCGCTGCAGCCGGTCGACACGGACGTGAACTAG
- the trmFO gene encoding methylenetetrahydrofolate--tRNA-(uracil(54)-C(5))-methyltransferase (FADH(2)-oxidizing) TrmFO — translation MSAQLIVIGGGLAGAEAAWQAAERGVKVALYEMRPVRMTAAHASDRLAELVCSNSLGATGTGKAGGVLKEELRRLRSFVMECAAATAVSAGDALAVDRDRFSELVTQRVSAHPNIELRREEVIHVPDAPTIIASGPLTSEALTADITRLCGGQYLYFYDAMCPIVAHDTIDMSIAWRASRWGRDAAGGETTDGPAGDYINCPLSKDEYEVFIDALIGAETITLKAFERDDPRFFEGCLPIEIMAKRGRETLAFGPMRPIGLRDPRTGQRPHAVVQLRKDNTAGTLYNIVGFQTNLTYGEQKRVLRMIPGLGQCEVMRYGQMHRNTFINAPALLHPTMQFRQRDDLLFAGQITGVEGYVGNIGSGLVAGINAARLLRGDSPLTLPPETMLGALCHYVCSAAGDDFQPMKANYGIMPMLVPEVRQKKARYAAFSERALKALDAVLPLWLV, via the coding sequence ATGTCTGCTCAACTGATTGTCATCGGTGGTGGGCTGGCCGGCGCGGAGGCGGCGTGGCAGGCGGCCGAACGCGGCGTGAAGGTCGCGCTTTACGAGATGCGGCCAGTGCGCATGACGGCGGCGCACGCCAGTGACCGGCTGGCCGAGCTCGTCTGTTCCAACTCGCTCGGCGCAACCGGCACTGGCAAGGCGGGTGGCGTGCTGAAGGAAGAACTGCGCCGGCTGCGCTCGTTCGTGATGGAGTGCGCGGCCGCCACGGCGGTGTCGGCGGGCGATGCGCTGGCGGTCGACCGCGACCGCTTCTCCGAACTGGTCACGCAGCGCGTCAGCGCGCACCCGAACATCGAGCTGCGGCGCGAAGAGGTCATCCATGTGCCGGACGCACCTACGATCATCGCCAGCGGCCCGCTGACGTCCGAGGCGCTGACGGCCGACATCACGCGGCTGTGCGGCGGCCAGTACCTGTACTTCTACGACGCCATGTGCCCGATCGTGGCACACGACACAATTGACATGTCGATCGCGTGGCGCGCTTCGCGCTGGGGGCGGGACGCGGCCGGTGGCGAGACGACGGATGGGCCCGCGGGCGACTACATAAACTGCCCGCTGTCAAAGGATGAGTACGAGGTGTTCATCGACGCACTGATCGGCGCCGAGACGATCACGCTCAAAGCGTTCGAGCGCGACGACCCACGGTTCTTTGAGGGCTGCCTGCCAATCGAGATCATGGCGAAGCGTGGACGCGAGACGCTGGCGTTCGGCCCGATGCGGCCGATCGGCCTGCGCGACCCGCGCACCGGGCAGCGGCCGCATGCCGTCGTGCAGCTACGCAAGGATAACACTGCGGGCACGCTCTACAATATCGTTGGCTTTCAGACCAACCTGACTTATGGCGAGCAGAAGCGCGTGCTGCGCATGATCCCGGGGCTTGGGCAGTGCGAGGTTATGCGCTACGGGCAGATGCACCGCAACACCTTCATCAACGCGCCGGCTTTGCTGCACCCGACCATGCAGTTTCGGCAACGCGACGACCTCCTGTTTGCGGGGCAGATCACCGGCGTGGAGGGCTACGTGGGCAACATCGGCAGTGGGCTCGTGGCCGGCATCAATGCGGCGCGCCTGTTGCGCGGCGATTCGCCGCTGACGCTGCCGCCGGAAACGATGCTCGGCGCGCTGTGCCACTATGTCTGCTCGGCGGCCGGCGACGACTTCCAGCCGATGAAGGCAAACTACGGTATCATGCCGATGTTGGTGCCGGAGGTTCGACAGAAGAAAGCGCGCTATGCGGCCTTCAGCGAGCGGGCACTAAAGGCGCTTGATGCCGTGCTGCCGCTGTGGCTCGTCTGA
- a CDS encoding aminomethyl transferase family protein has product MLKTRHEALGALYATAPDDGIVEYAAGADREYRTAHAAAVLADRSLAGRIEVSGADRVEFLQRMSTNDMRNCPDGAGLQTVLTTPEGRIVDLLTVCMQAEKALVLTSLPNRRIVGDWFRRNIFFRDKVKVSDVTDHTCQFMLVGPQASALLAQLGAGAHSDLSAWHTREITISGSAVTLMAHPQLAGGGFDLIASGASGPALWDTVMAAGAEMGVLPIGSRALEMLRIEAGIPAAGAELGDDVNPLEAGLRDAVSFSKGCYTGQEVIARVENYQKLKQALVCVHLDTVPAMDLPLPLVDGEEVGRLTSCAALPGQPGAIGLGYVRAKHIVSGASFGVGPDGCYGMATITPLDSLQTEATR; this is encoded by the coding sequence ATGTTGAAGACCAGGCACGAAGCGCTGGGCGCCTTATATGCGACCGCGCCGGATGACGGTATCGTCGAATACGCTGCCGGCGCGGATCGAGAATACCGCACGGCGCACGCGGCGGCTGTACTGGCAGATCGCTCGCTGGCAGGCCGCATCGAAGTCAGCGGCGCCGACCGCGTCGAGTTCTTGCAGCGCATGTCGACCAATGACATGCGGAACTGCCCGGACGGGGCCGGTCTGCAAACGGTCCTGACCACCCCTGAAGGTCGTATTGTCGACTTGCTGACGGTGTGCATGCAGGCTGAGAAGGCGCTCGTATTGACCAGCCTGCCAAACCGCCGCATAGTCGGCGATTGGTTCCGTCGCAACATCTTCTTTCGCGACAAAGTCAAGGTATCCGATGTAACGGATCACACCTGCCAATTCATGCTGGTGGGACCGCAGGCCAGCGCGCTTCTGGCGCAGCTTGGCGCGGGTGCGCATTCCGATCTGTCGGCTTGGCACACGCGGGAGATTACCATCAGCGGTAGTGCGGTCACGTTGATGGCTCACCCTCAGTTAGCTGGCGGGGGTTTCGATCTCATCGCGTCGGGGGCTTCCGGTCCGGCGCTCTGGGATACCGTGATGGCGGCCGGCGCCGAGATGGGTGTACTACCGATCGGCAGCCGAGCGCTGGAAATGTTGCGAATCGAGGCGGGCATTCCCGCTGCCGGTGCAGAACTGGGCGATGATGTCAACCCGTTGGAAGCCGGGCTGCGGGATGCCGTCAGCTTTTCCAAAGGTTGCTATACCGGCCAGGAAGTGATTGCGCGCGTGGAGAACTACCAGAAGCTGAAGCAGGCACTTGTGTGCGTACACCTTGATACCGTGCCTGCAATGGATCTGCCGCTGCCGCTTGTTGATGGAGAAGAAGTCGGCCGGTTGACCAGTTGCGCTGCCCTACCGGGACAGCCAGGAGCAATTGGGCTTGGCTATGTGCGTGCTAAGCACATTGTCAGCGGAGCGTCGTTTGGCGTTGGACCGGATGGCTGTTATGGGATGGCCACGATCACGCCGTTGGACTCGCTTCAGACGGAGGCGACGCGATGA
- a CDS encoding acyl-CoA thioesterase, giving the protein MSDDVRRVKDSQVSLALVMGPTDANLYGNVHGGVIMKLVDEAGAIAAARHAQRPVVTVVIDSMTFISPVHVGDLLRLDASVNWVGHTSVEVGVRVQAENILTGALTHTNTAFCVYVALGDDGRPTSISSLRVETDDERRRFDEGAVRQQIRLARRTVRS; this is encoded by the coding sequence ATGAGCGACGATGTCAGGCGAGTCAAGGACTCGCAAGTTTCGCTGGCGCTGGTCATGGGGCCAACGGACGCCAATCTATATGGCAACGTGCATGGCGGTGTGATCATGAAGCTGGTCGATGAGGCTGGCGCAATTGCAGCGGCCCGGCACGCGCAGCGCCCGGTGGTCACGGTGGTGATCGACTCGATGACGTTCATCTCGCCAGTGCACGTCGGCGATCTGCTGCGCCTGGATGCCTCGGTCAACTGGGTCGGGCACACGTCGGTGGAGGTCGGCGTGCGCGTGCAGGCGGAGAACATCCTGACCGGCGCGCTGACGCATACCAACACCGCGTTCTGCGTTTACGTGGCGCTTGGCGACGACGGGCGACCGACGTCCATCTCGTCGTTGCGAGTTGAGACAGATGACGAGCGGCGTCGCTTTGATGAGGGTGCGGTTCGACAGCAAATCCGCCTGGCGCGCAGGACGGTGCGTTCATGA
- a CDS encoding thymidine phosphorylase: MRAVDLIARKRDGQELSASEIEFLVDGFTRGDIPDYQVSAWLMAVYLRGMTSAETAELTLAMARSGQVLDLSDVKASLAVSGGVPPLIADKHSTGGVGDKTTLTVLPIVASCGVPVGKMSGRGLGHTGGTLDKLESIPGFCIDIDQTQFKRQLADIGLVLAGQTHDLAPADGRLYALRDVTATVASMPLIASSIMSKKIAAGADAIVLDVKVGRGAFMQTEADAVALARTMVDIGDSVGRKVSALIADMNQPLGTTVGNALEVMEAVAALMPGRKFTQGALEIEAGEDFCAHCEAVAAEMLQLTGHAASPDEAIAKARQVIHDGRALAKFRSWIAAQGGDTSFLDGQARLPLASLHVTIPAPRDGYVAGLDALAVGTSAMHLGAGRARKSDSIDLAVGVVLHKKVGDRAKESEPLFSVHANDASRADAAQAALLSAYAWSGAPVARPPHVHRIIR; the protein is encoded by the coding sequence ATGCGCGCCGTTGATCTAATTGCCCGCAAACGCGACGGACAGGAGTTGTCCGCATCAGAGATCGAGTTCCTCGTAGACGGCTTCACGCGCGGGGATATACCCGATTACCAGGTATCCGCCTGGCTGATGGCCGTCTATCTGCGCGGCATGACCAGCGCCGAAACGGCCGAGCTCACGCTGGCGATGGCCCGTTCCGGGCAAGTGCTTGACCTGTCGGACGTCAAAGCCAGTCTGGCCGTTTCCGGGGGCGTCCCGCCGCTCATCGCCGACAAACACTCCACCGGCGGCGTGGGAGACAAGACCACGCTAACCGTCTTGCCGATTGTCGCATCGTGCGGTGTGCCGGTCGGCAAGATGAGCGGGCGGGGACTCGGGCACACAGGCGGCACGCTGGACAAGCTCGAAAGCATTCCCGGTTTCTGCATCGATATCGACCAGACACAGTTCAAGCGGCAACTGGCCGACATCGGGTTGGTGCTGGCCGGGCAGACTCACGACCTGGCCCCGGCCGACGGCCGGCTCTATGCGTTGCGCGACGTCACAGCCACCGTGGCGTCGATGCCGCTGATTGCCAGTTCGATCATGAGTAAGAAGATCGCCGCCGGCGCCGATGCCATTGTGCTTGACGTCAAGGTCGGGCGCGGCGCGTTCATGCAGACCGAAGCGGATGCCGTTGCGCTGGCGCGCACGATGGTGGACATCGGCGACAGCGTCGGGCGCAAGGTCAGCGCGCTGATCGCCGATATGAATCAGCCGTTGGGAACAACCGTAGGTAACGCCTTGGAAGTGATGGAGGCCGTCGCCGCGCTGATGCCGGGTCGCAAATTCACTCAGGGTGCGCTTGAAATCGAGGCGGGTGAGGACTTCTGCGCTCACTGCGAAGCGGTCGCGGCGGAGATGCTCCAGTTGACCGGCCACGCCGCCTCGCCCGACGAGGCGATCGCAAAAGCGCGGCAGGTCATCCATGATGGCCGGGCACTCGCAAAATTTCGCAGTTGGATCGCGGCTCAGGGCGGCGACACGAGCTTTCTCGACGGTCAGGCGCGTCTGCCGCTGGCGTCACTGCACGTCACGATTCCTGCGCCGCGCGATGGCTATGTCGCCGGTCTGGATGCACTGGCGGTCGGAACGAGTGCCATGCATCTGGGCGCCGGGCGCGCCCGCAAGAGCGATTCAATTGATCTGGCGGTGGGGGTTGTGCTGCACAAGAAAGTTGGTGACCGAGCGAAGGAAAGTGAGCCGCTCTTTTCCGTTCACGCGAACGACGCCAGCCGCGCTGACGCTGCGCAGGCCGCCCTGCTGAGCGCCTATGCCTGGTCCGGTGCGCCCGTGGCCCGTCCGCCACATGTGCATCGGATCATCCGCTGA
- the mltG gene encoding endolytic transglycosylase MltG → MEKRKSFRAKVDAEHKPRYSPIRFLIFVLAIAVCGGAGYFAFTSLLSVEGGEIPGIDLTRITSFDQLAVDIYLRVRQSDVEWRSPGTGDVAFAVQAGDNPATIGTRLQKLGLVQDVDLFRQVAKARAVEKSLEVGDYTLQRGMSMDEILVALQHGVTRPNTIVITEGRRVEEVAQLLERQSVVKAADFVAAAKAGTFGIPALKDRPSGSSLEGFLFPDTYQIPRDATAAQLVGIMLANFDRKVPADVWSKSSDLKLSPYQLLIVASIVEREAVKADERPVIASVYLNRVKKGMRLEADPTVQYAMGYQPDKGTWWKTPVQLEEYSKVTGPYNTYLRDGLPPTPICSPGLGAIRAAFEPAKTEYLFFLARGDGSHVFARTFEEHQANIAKYQR, encoded by the coding sequence ATGGAGAAACGCAAATCGTTTCGCGCCAAAGTGGATGCCGAGCACAAACCAAGATACTCCCCGATTCGTTTCCTCATATTTGTACTGGCGATCGCCGTATGCGGCGGCGCAGGTTACTTCGCCTTCACCAGCTTGCTGAGCGTCGAGGGCGGCGAAATCCCGGGCATTGATCTGACGCGCATCACATCGTTTGACCAACTGGCTGTGGACATCTATCTGCGTGTGCGGCAGTCGGACGTGGAGTGGCGATCGCCGGGAACGGGCGATGTCGCATTCGCCGTGCAGGCGGGCGACAATCCGGCCACGATCGGGACGCGCCTTCAGAAGCTCGGACTGGTGCAGGACGTCGACTTGTTCCGGCAAGTGGCTAAGGCGCGGGCGGTTGAGAAGTCGCTTGAGGTCGGCGACTACACGCTTCAGCGCGGCATGTCGATGGATGAAATCCTGGTTGCGCTGCAACATGGGGTGACGCGCCCGAACACGATTGTTATTACCGAGGGCCGCCGGGTCGAAGAGGTGGCGCAACTGCTGGAGCGACAGAGTGTAGTGAAGGCGGCGGATTTTGTGGCGGCGGCCAAGGCCGGGACATTCGGTATTCCGGCGCTCAAGGATCGTCCATCCGGCTCATCACTTGAAGGGTTCTTGTTCCCTGATACCTACCAGATTCCTCGTGACGCCACGGCGGCGCAATTGGTTGGCATTATGCTGGCAAACTTCGACCGCAAAGTGCCTGCGGATGTGTGGAGTAAGTCGAGCGATTTGAAGCTGTCACCCTACCAGTTGCTGATTGTCGCTTCGATTGTGGAGCGCGAGGCGGTTAAAGCCGACGAGCGCCCGGTCATCGCCAGCGTGTACCTCAACCGCGTCAAGAAGGGCATGCGGCTGGAAGCGGACCCGACGGTGCAGTACGCCATGGGCTATCAGCCGGACAAGGGCACCTGGTGGAAGACGCCGGTGCAGCTTGAGGAGTACAGCAAGGTGACGGGGCCGTACAACACCTACCTGCGCGACGGCCTGCCGCCGACGCCGATCTGCAGTCCCGGACTGGGAGCGATTCGGGCCGCATTTGAGCCGGCCAAGACCGAATACCTGTTCTTCCTGGCACGCGGCGATGGCTCGCATGTCTTCGCCAGGACATTCGAGGAGCATCAGGCCAACATTGCGAAGTATCAGCGCTAG